CACGATGAAAGTATGTTATACAGCCCTGTTCGGGGATTACGAGGACTTAAAAGAACCAACGGTTATTACCCCAGGCTGGCGCTATATCTGTTTCACTGACCAGCCAATAGTAAGTAAGGTATGGGAGGTTGTAAGGCGGGATGTATTTACTGAGCCACGAAGGACGGCAAGGTGGTTTAAAATAATGGGGTGGATAGATTGGCAATACTCAATGTGGGTTGATGCTTCGTTTCAGATAAATGTGGACCTGAATAAATGGTGGGATGATCACTTTAAGCTACCGGTTTCATGCGCTGCGCATCCTTTGCGGAATGATATTTATGACGAGTGCCGGAACTGTATAGCCAATAACCGGGGTGAAGCGTTGTTGATCGAGAAACAGTGCCTTAAATACCGGGCAATGGGATTCCCGGCAAACAAAGGGATAATACAAAGCGGGATAATGCTCAGGGAGAATACGCCGGAAAATATTGCACTGCACGAAGCATGGTGGAAGGAATTAGATGCTGGTTCAACCAGGGATCAAATCGCATTTGCTTTTGTATCTTTGAACAGCAATATTGTGAGTACCTACAAATGGGATTATTCACAGAGTAAGGAATTTAAGTACATCAAACATTATCATTTACGTCATTGATAACAAACCATACCGAACTATTAAACGCATTGGCTGCTAAGTACAGCCTCAACAAGTATCTTGAAATTGGAGTGCAGTCGAAGCAACAAAATTTCAATAAGATAATCTGTGAAAATAAAACAGGGGTTGACCCTGCTGTATTGGAACCGGGGATTAGGCAGATGACTTCAGATGATTATTTCGCTGCCATAGAAAACAATAATCCGAAGCCTGTATTTGACCTTATATTCATTGATGGCCTGCACCATGCCGACTATGTTAAGCGTGACTTTGAAAACAGTTTACGATACCTTTCGGATACCGGGTTTATTGTCATCCATGATGTGTTACCTGAGAACGAAGCAGGGACTATCGTTCCCCGTGAAACAAAGCAGTGGTGGGGTGATGTTTACAAGTGGGCGATGGGAATAAGGAACTACGCTGGGATTAGGTTCGTTACATTAAACATTGATAATGGCTGTATGCTTATTTGGAAGGATAGTACTGCTGAACCGGCTGTTAATTATGCAGGGCCTTGCAATTGGGATGTTTACCAAAAGATAGGGAGGGTACTTTTAAACGTCACAGATGCAGTTGAAATTTGACACACATGGCAACGAAAAGCAAAAAGAGTGCTGGCGCAAATGGGCTGATAAAACTACCACAGAAATAAACTACGGCGGCGCAAAGGGAGGCGCTAAATCATACACAGGGGCTGCACTGATATTTTCATCCGCATTTATGTACCCAGGTACCCACTGGTTCATTGCCCGTAATAAACTATCCGATCTTGTCCGGTTCACTATACCAACGATAAATGAGTTTTTCGCCAATTCAGGTATTGATATGAGTAAACATATCAAGTTCAACGGGCAGTACAATATTTACGAATGCGATAATAAGTCAAAGGTTTTTCTACTAGATGCTGCTTATATGCCCAGCGATCCGCTGTATATGCGGTTTGGTTCTATGCAGTTTACCGGTGGATGGGGTGAGGAAGTTGGAGAGTGGGATGAGGCTGCTGACATGAACCTTCAGGCTGGTATTGGCAGATGGAAGAATGATGATTACAATTTACCGCCTAAATATCTACGGACCTGCAACCCGTCAAAGAACTTCATGTACCGGAATGTTTATAAGCCATTTCGGGACGGGACGCTGAAAGACTACCAATGTTTCATACAGGCACTACCACAGGATAACAAGATGTTGCCATCCGGGTATATCGAACAGTTACAACGGATATTATCGGCCAATGAAAAGCGCCGTTTGCTTCATGGTGATTGGGAGTATGACGATGATCCGGCTGCACTTATAACCTATGACAAGATACTGGACGTTTTCACAAATACCCATGTGCCGGAAGGATCAAAGCGGATTACCTGTGACGTTGCCAGGTTAGGAGGCGATAAGATAGTGATAATCGAATGGGACGGGTTTCGGGGTAAGGTAAAACACTACCAAAAGCAGACGCTTGAAATTACCGGAGGATTGCTGGAGGATGCAAGGTACAGGTTAGGCATTGGGAACAGCGATGTACTGGTTGATGAGGACGGTATGGGAGGAGGTATAATTGACTTCTTAAAGTTCAGGGGGTTTGTCAATAACAGCAGCCCGTTACCTTCACCCATTGGACCCAGG
This portion of the Chitinophagaceae bacterium genome encodes:
- a CDS encoding terminase, with the translated sequence MQLKFDTHGNEKQKECWRKWADKTTTEINYGGAKGGAKSYTGAALIFSSAFMYPGTHWFIARNKLSDLVRFTIPTINEFFANSGIDMSKHIKFNGQYNIYECDNKSKVFLLDAAYMPSDPLYMRFGSMQFTGGWGEEVGEWDEAADMNLQAGIGRWKNDDYNLPPKYLRTCNPSKNFMYRNVYKPFRDGTLKDYQCFIQALPQDNKMLPSGYIEQLQRILSANEKRRLLHGDWEYDDDPAALITYDKILDVFTNTHVPEGSKRITCDVARLGGDKIVIIEWDGFRGKVKHYQKQTLEITGGLLEDARYRLGIGNSDVLVDEDGMGGGIIDFLKFRGFVNNSSPLPSPIGPRDAAGNPIKENFDNLKSQCYFRLADRINKNGIYLQCESEQVKQWVIEELEQVKQKTLDSDLKKGVVPKDKVKELLGRSPDFADTIMMREWFELKPKIGFRAAQY
- a CDS encoding DUF616 domain-containing protein, whose amino-acid sequence is MKVCYTALFGDYEDLKEPTVITPGWRYICFTDQPIVSKVWEVVRRDVFTEPRRTARWFKIMGWIDWQYSMWVDASFQINVDLNKWWDDHFKLPVSCAAHPLRNDIYDECRNCIANNRGEALLIEKQCLKYRAMGFPANKGIIQSGIMLRENTPENIALHEAWWKELDAGSTRDQIAFAFVSLNSNIVSTYKWDYSQSKEFKYIKHYHLRH
- a CDS encoding class I SAM-dependent methyltransferase, giving the protein MAAKYSLNKYLEIGVQSKQQNFNKIICENKTGVDPAVLEPGIRQMTSDDYFAAIENNNPKPVFDLIFIDGLHHADYVKRDFENSLRYLSDTGFIVIHDVLPENEAGTIVPRETKQWWGDVYKWAMGIRNYAGIRFVTLNIDNGCMLIWKDSTAEPAVNYAGPCNWDVYQKIGRVLLNVTDAVEI